The Bos indicus x Bos taurus breed Angus x Brahman F1 hybrid chromosome 13, Bos_hybrid_MaternalHap_v2.0, whole genome shotgun sequence genome includes a region encoding these proteins:
- the LOC113902740 gene encoding uncharacterized protein LOC113902740: MENLGAESVAVNCEARLKVENSIGFHCYPQRSPVVLLGDGGETVSPRLGSGHPERLRGRLQVQSRHCVPGGGAGRRESQGSGLTTGRSPSLRGALAPYPADLPASARARLEKEAGGPPGLRRLGFGRQRGAAEASPRLCGQPGSGKVFPSSQQRRPRSPPRGEQPAARAPAPPPPAARSGRRARSLARSRGAGPAPGAKPQLTQAARKAEATPLRPLRSAAAPTPRRAAGGSLPGAPEGAVCAGPARTRAIEPSRPPALHPLPPGPTAGSQGVCTGPEAPAPPRGPRSPRALPRSPQRRGRGAGGHAPHEYERAHAPAPRAG; this comes from the exons ATGGAAAATTTGGGGGCAGAG AGTGTCGCTGTTAATTGCGAGGCTCGCCTCAAGGTAGAAAATAGCATTGGTTTCCACTGCTacccccagagaagcccagttGTGCTGCTGGGCGACGGCGGGGAGACAGTCTCTCCCAGGCTGGGCTCCGGCCACCCAGAGCGGCTCCGAGGCCGCCTACAGGTGCAATCACGGCACTGCGTCCCGGGCGGCGGGGCGGGTAGGCGCGAGTCCCAGGGCTCCGGCCTCACCACCGGGCGCTCGCCGAGCCTGCGTGGGGCCCTCGCCCCCTACCCCGCCGACCTCCCCGCCTCCGCCCGGGCGCGGTTGGAGAAGGAAGCCGGGGGCCCTCCCGGGCTCCGCAGACTCGGATTTGGGCGGCAGCGGGGCGCGGCCGAGGCTTCCCCTCGCCTCTGCGGCCAGCCCGGCTCCGGGAAAGTTTTCCCAAGTTCCCAGCAGCGCCGGCCCAGGTCGCCTCCGCGGGGCGAGCAGCCGGCGGCCCGCGCGCCAGCCCCGCCGCCGCCAGCCGCGCGCTCCGGGCGAcgcgctcgctcgctcgctcgctctcgGGGAGCGGGCCCGGCGCCCGGGGCGAAGCCGCAGCTGACGCAGGCGGCTCGGAAGGCGGAAGCCACCCCGCTTCGACCGCTCCGCAGCGCCGCGGCGCCTACACCCCGACGTGCAGCCGGCGGCTCACTGCCCGGAGCGCCCGAGGGGGCGGTCTGCGCGGGGCCCGCGCGCACCCGAGCAATAGAGCCTTCACGTCCCCCCGCGCTCCACCCGCTCCCGCCGGGCCCGACCGCCGGCAGCCAGGGGGTCTGCACCGGCCCCGAAGCACCCGCGCCGCCCCGCGGGCCGCGGAGCCCCCGGGCCCTTCCCCGTTCCCCCCAGCGCCGGGGGCGTGGCGCGGGTGGGCACGCCCCTCATGAATATGAACGGGCGCATGCGCCGGCCCCGCGCGCTGGGTAG